From a single Dendropsophus ebraccatus isolate aDenEbr1 chromosome 8, aDenEbr1.pat, whole genome shotgun sequence genomic region:
- the MIER1 gene encoding mesoderm induction early response protein 1 isoform X2, whose product MAEPSLGNASPGGSAASDDHEFDPSADMLVHEFDDERTLEEEELMEGEVNFTSEIEHLERESEMPIHELLRLYGYGSTVPMPGEDEEEEEDEEEEEEEEEEDNDGNSGSSGENKDEAIKDSSGPEDETRSSNDDPAQSVARDAQEVIRPRRCKYFDANNEIEEESEDDEDYIPSEDWKKEIMVGSMFQAEIPVGICRYRETEKVYENDDQLLWNPDFVVEERVIDFLNEASRRTGEEKGVEAIPEGAHIKDNEQALYELVKCNFDTEEALRRLRFNVKAARELSVWTEEECRNFEQGLKAYGKDFHLIQANKVRTRSVGECVAFYYMWKKSERYDFFAQQTRFGKKKYNLHPGVTDYMDRLLDESESAASSRAPSPPPTTSNSSTSQSEKEDSTAANTNQNGVAVNGPSEVAPYKDDSTTGVVHLNGPSIAEPSSNDTDTNGYNRDTLSSDSKFSHANNSRDKEPDDPSDRSTKRRRIDSPGKDSPGSSEISQEIYSHGEV is encoded by the exons GACCATGAGTTTGATCCATCGGCAGACATGTTGGTTCACGAGTTTGACGATGAGCGAACGCTGGAAGAGGAAGAGTTAATGGAGGGAGAAGTAAATTTTACTTCTGAGATTGAGCACCTAGAAAGG GAAAGTGAGATGCCAATTCATGAGTTACTGCGGCTCTATGGCTACGGCAGTACAGTACCTATGCCGGGAGAAgacgaagaagaggaggaagatgaggaagaggaggaagaagaagaggaggaagataatGATGGAAACAGTGGCAgtagtggggaaaataag GATGAAGCCATTAAAGATTCGTCAGGTCCAGAAGACGAGACCCGTTCCTCTAACGATGACCCTGCGCAATCAGTTGCTCGAGACGCACAAGAAGTTATCCGTCCCCGCCGCTGCAAGTATTTTGATGCGA ACAATGAAATTGAAGAAGAATCTGAGGATGACGAGGATTATATTCCATCGGAAGACTGGAAAAAG GAGATTATGGTAGGCTCTATGTTTCAAGCAGAAATCCCAGTTGGAATCTGTAGATACAGAGAAACAGAAAAAG TGTATGAAAATGATGACCAGTTACTGTGGAATCCAGATTTTGTAGTTGAGGAAAGAGTGATTGATTTTCTGAATGAAGCCTCAAGAAGAACAGGGGAAGAGAAGGGTGTGGAGGCGATTCCGGAAGGAGCACATATAAAGGACAATGAACAG GCCCTTTATGAGCTGGTGAAATGTAATTTTGACACAGAAGAAGCTTTAAGAAGATTAAGGTTTAATGTGAAAGCGGCACGAG AACTTTCTGTGTGGACTGAAGAAGAATGCCGGAATTTTGAGCAAGGCCTCAAAGCATACGGAAAAGATTTCCATTTAATACAAGCAAACAAG GTGAGAACGCGGTCGGTTGGAGAATGTGTGGCTTTTTACTACATGTGGAAGAAGTCAGAGCGATACGACTTCTTCGCTCAACAAACAAGATTTGGCAAAAAGAAATACAACCTACACCCTGGTGTAAC GGATTATATGGACCGGCTTCTAGATGAGAGTGAAAGCGCCGCCTCCAGCCGGGCTCCGTCCCCACCACCCACTACCTCTAACAGTAGCACCAGCCAGTCTGAGAAGGAGGACAGCACCGCTGCCAACACTAACCAGAATG GGGTCGCTGTTAATGGACCTTCTGAGGTCGCCCCTTATAAAGATGATTCCACCACAGGAGTCGTTCACCTAAACGGCCCCAGCATCGCAGAACCATCCTCGAATGACACAGACACAAACGGCTACAACCGTGACACTTTATCCAGTGATTCCAAATTCAGCCACGCTAACAACAGCCGCGACAAAGAGCCGGACGACCCCAGCGACCGATCCACAAAGAGGCGACGGATCGACAGCCCTGGAAAAGACAGTCCCGGATCGTCGGAAATTTCTCAGGAAATATATTCACACGGAGAGGTGTGA
- the MIER1 gene encoding mesoderm induction early response protein 1 isoform X1 translates to MAEPSLGNASPGGSAASDDHEFDPSADMLVHEFDDERTLEEEELMEGEVNFTSEIEHLERESEMPIHELLRLYGYGSTVPMPGEDEEEEEDEEEEEEEEEEDNDGNSGSSGENKDEAIKDSSGPEDETRSSNDDPAQSVARDAQEVIRPRRCKYFDANNEIEEESEDDEDYIPSEDWKKEIMVGSMFQAEIPVGICRYRETEKVYENDDQLLWNPDFVVEERVIDFLNEASRRTGEEKGVEAIPEGAHIKDNEQALYELVKCNFDTEEALRRLRFNVKAAREELSVWTEEECRNFEQGLKAYGKDFHLIQANKVRTRSVGECVAFYYMWKKSERYDFFAQQTRFGKKKYNLHPGVTDYMDRLLDESESAASSRAPSPPPTTSNSSTSQSEKEDSTAANTNQNGVAVNGPSEVAPYKDDSTTGVVHLNGPSIAEPSSNDTDTNGYNRDTLSSDSKFSHANNSRDKEPDDPSDRSTKRRRIDSPGKDSPGSSEISQEIYSHGEV, encoded by the exons GACCATGAGTTTGATCCATCGGCAGACATGTTGGTTCACGAGTTTGACGATGAGCGAACGCTGGAAGAGGAAGAGTTAATGGAGGGAGAAGTAAATTTTACTTCTGAGATTGAGCACCTAGAAAGG GAAAGTGAGATGCCAATTCATGAGTTACTGCGGCTCTATGGCTACGGCAGTACAGTACCTATGCCGGGAGAAgacgaagaagaggaggaagatgaggaagaggaggaagaagaagaggaggaagataatGATGGAAACAGTGGCAgtagtggggaaaataag GATGAAGCCATTAAAGATTCGTCAGGTCCAGAAGACGAGACCCGTTCCTCTAACGATGACCCTGCGCAATCAGTTGCTCGAGACGCACAAGAAGTTATCCGTCCCCGCCGCTGCAAGTATTTTGATGCGA ACAATGAAATTGAAGAAGAATCTGAGGATGACGAGGATTATATTCCATCGGAAGACTGGAAAAAG GAGATTATGGTAGGCTCTATGTTTCAAGCAGAAATCCCAGTTGGAATCTGTAGATACAGAGAAACAGAAAAAG TGTATGAAAATGATGACCAGTTACTGTGGAATCCAGATTTTGTAGTTGAGGAAAGAGTGATTGATTTTCTGAATGAAGCCTCAAGAAGAACAGGGGAAGAGAAGGGTGTGGAGGCGATTCCGGAAGGAGCACATATAAAGGACAATGAACAG GCCCTTTATGAGCTGGTGAAATGTAATTTTGACACAGAAGAAGCTTTAAGAAGATTAAGGTTTAATGTGAAAGCGGCACGAG AAGAACTTTCTGTGTGGACTGAAGAAGAATGCCGGAATTTTGAGCAAGGCCTCAAAGCATACGGAAAAGATTTCCATTTAATACAAGCAAACAAG GTGAGAACGCGGTCGGTTGGAGAATGTGTGGCTTTTTACTACATGTGGAAGAAGTCAGAGCGATACGACTTCTTCGCTCAACAAACAAGATTTGGCAAAAAGAAATACAACCTACACCCTGGTGTAAC GGATTATATGGACCGGCTTCTAGATGAGAGTGAAAGCGCCGCCTCCAGCCGGGCTCCGTCCCCACCACCCACTACCTCTAACAGTAGCACCAGCCAGTCTGAGAAGGAGGACAGCACCGCTGCCAACACTAACCAGAATG GGGTCGCTGTTAATGGACCTTCTGAGGTCGCCCCTTATAAAGATGATTCCACCACAGGAGTCGTTCACCTAAACGGCCCCAGCATCGCAGAACCATCCTCGAATGACACAGACACAAACGGCTACAACCGTGACACTTTATCCAGTGATTCCAAATTCAGCCACGCTAACAACAGCCGCGACAAAGAGCCGGACGACCCCAGCGACCGATCCACAAAGAGGCGACGGATCGACAGCCCTGGAAAAGACAGTCCCGGATCGTCGGAAATTTCTCAGGAAATATATTCACACGGAGAGGTGTGA
- the MIER1 gene encoding mesoderm induction early response protein 1 isoform X5: protein MAEPSLGNASPGGSAASDDHEFDPSADMLVHEFDDERTLEEEELMEGEVNFTSEIEHLERESEMPIHELLRLYGYGSTVPMPGEDEEEEEDEEEEEEEEEEDNDGNSGSSGENKDEAIKDSSGPEDETRSSNDDPAQSVARDAQEVIRPRRCKYFDANNEIEEESEDDEDYIPSEDWKKEIMVGSMFQAEIPVGICRYRETEKVYENDDQLLWNPDFVVEERVIDFLNEASRRTGEEKGVEAIPEGAHIKDNEQALYELVKCNFDTEEALRRLRFNVKAAREELSVWTEEECRNFEQGLKAYGKDFHLIQANKVRTRSVGECVAFYYMWKKSERYDFFAQQTRFGKKKYNLHPGVTDYMDRLLDESESAASSRAPSPPPTTSNSSTSQSEKEDSTAANTNQNGERKTPSMTW from the exons GACCATGAGTTTGATCCATCGGCAGACATGTTGGTTCACGAGTTTGACGATGAGCGAACGCTGGAAGAGGAAGAGTTAATGGAGGGAGAAGTAAATTTTACTTCTGAGATTGAGCACCTAGAAAGG GAAAGTGAGATGCCAATTCATGAGTTACTGCGGCTCTATGGCTACGGCAGTACAGTACCTATGCCGGGAGAAgacgaagaagaggaggaagatgaggaagaggaggaagaagaagaggaggaagataatGATGGAAACAGTGGCAgtagtggggaaaataag GATGAAGCCATTAAAGATTCGTCAGGTCCAGAAGACGAGACCCGTTCCTCTAACGATGACCCTGCGCAATCAGTTGCTCGAGACGCACAAGAAGTTATCCGTCCCCGCCGCTGCAAGTATTTTGATGCGA ACAATGAAATTGAAGAAGAATCTGAGGATGACGAGGATTATATTCCATCGGAAGACTGGAAAAAG GAGATTATGGTAGGCTCTATGTTTCAAGCAGAAATCCCAGTTGGAATCTGTAGATACAGAGAAACAGAAAAAG TGTATGAAAATGATGACCAGTTACTGTGGAATCCAGATTTTGTAGTTGAGGAAAGAGTGATTGATTTTCTGAATGAAGCCTCAAGAAGAACAGGGGAAGAGAAGGGTGTGGAGGCGATTCCGGAAGGAGCACATATAAAGGACAATGAACAG GCCCTTTATGAGCTGGTGAAATGTAATTTTGACACAGAAGAAGCTTTAAGAAGATTAAGGTTTAATGTGAAAGCGGCACGAG AAGAACTTTCTGTGTGGACTGAAGAAGAATGCCGGAATTTTGAGCAAGGCCTCAAAGCATACGGAAAAGATTTCCATTTAATACAAGCAAACAAG GTGAGAACGCGGTCGGTTGGAGAATGTGTGGCTTTTTACTACATGTGGAAGAAGTCAGAGCGATACGACTTCTTCGCTCAACAAACAAGATTTGGCAAAAAGAAATACAACCTACACCCTGGTGTAAC GGATTATATGGACCGGCTTCTAGATGAGAGTGAAAGCGCCGCCTCCAGCCGGGCTCCGTCCCCACCACCCACTACCTCTAACAGTAGCACCAGCCAGTCTGAGAAGGAGGACAGCACCGCTGCCAACACTAACCAGAATG GAGAGAGGAAAACTCCCTCTATGACATGGTAA
- the MIER1 gene encoding mesoderm induction early response protein 1 isoform X3, whose product MAEPSLGNASPGGSAASDDHEFDPSADMLVHEFDDERTLEEEELMEGEVNFTSEIEHLERESEMPIHELLRLYGYGSTVPMPGEDEEEEEDEEEEEEEEEEDNDGNSGSSGENKDEAIKDSSGPEDETRSSNDDPAQSVARDAQEVIRPRRYNEIEEESEDDEDYIPSEDWKKEIMVGSMFQAEIPVGICRYRETEKVYENDDQLLWNPDFVVEERVIDFLNEASRRTGEEKGVEAIPEGAHIKDNEQALYELVKCNFDTEEALRRLRFNVKAAREELSVWTEEECRNFEQGLKAYGKDFHLIQANKVRTRSVGECVAFYYMWKKSERYDFFAQQTRFGKKKYNLHPGVTDYMDRLLDESESAASSRAPSPPPTTSNSSTSQSEKEDSTAANTNQNGVAVNGPSEVAPYKDDSTTGVVHLNGPSIAEPSSNDTDTNGYNRDTLSSDSKFSHANNSRDKEPDDPSDRSTKRRRIDSPGKDSPGSSEISQEIYSHGEV is encoded by the exons GACCATGAGTTTGATCCATCGGCAGACATGTTGGTTCACGAGTTTGACGATGAGCGAACGCTGGAAGAGGAAGAGTTAATGGAGGGAGAAGTAAATTTTACTTCTGAGATTGAGCACCTAGAAAGG GAAAGTGAGATGCCAATTCATGAGTTACTGCGGCTCTATGGCTACGGCAGTACAGTACCTATGCCGGGAGAAgacgaagaagaggaggaagatgaggaagaggaggaagaagaagaggaggaagataatGATGGAAACAGTGGCAgtagtggggaaaataag GATGAAGCCATTAAAGATTCGTCAGGTCCAGAAGACGAGACCCGTTCCTCTAACGATGACCCTGCGCAATCAGTTGCTCGAGACGCACAAGAAGTTATCCGTCCCCGCCGCT ACAATGAAATTGAAGAAGAATCTGAGGATGACGAGGATTATATTCCATCGGAAGACTGGAAAAAG GAGATTATGGTAGGCTCTATGTTTCAAGCAGAAATCCCAGTTGGAATCTGTAGATACAGAGAAACAGAAAAAG TGTATGAAAATGATGACCAGTTACTGTGGAATCCAGATTTTGTAGTTGAGGAAAGAGTGATTGATTTTCTGAATGAAGCCTCAAGAAGAACAGGGGAAGAGAAGGGTGTGGAGGCGATTCCGGAAGGAGCACATATAAAGGACAATGAACAG GCCCTTTATGAGCTGGTGAAATGTAATTTTGACACAGAAGAAGCTTTAAGAAGATTAAGGTTTAATGTGAAAGCGGCACGAG AAGAACTTTCTGTGTGGACTGAAGAAGAATGCCGGAATTTTGAGCAAGGCCTCAAAGCATACGGAAAAGATTTCCATTTAATACAAGCAAACAAG GTGAGAACGCGGTCGGTTGGAGAATGTGTGGCTTTTTACTACATGTGGAAGAAGTCAGAGCGATACGACTTCTTCGCTCAACAAACAAGATTTGGCAAAAAGAAATACAACCTACACCCTGGTGTAAC GGATTATATGGACCGGCTTCTAGATGAGAGTGAAAGCGCCGCCTCCAGCCGGGCTCCGTCCCCACCACCCACTACCTCTAACAGTAGCACCAGCCAGTCTGAGAAGGAGGACAGCACCGCTGCCAACACTAACCAGAATG GGGTCGCTGTTAATGGACCTTCTGAGGTCGCCCCTTATAAAGATGATTCCACCACAGGAGTCGTTCACCTAAACGGCCCCAGCATCGCAGAACCATCCTCGAATGACACAGACACAAACGGCTACAACCGTGACACTTTATCCAGTGATTCCAAATTCAGCCACGCTAACAACAGCCGCGACAAAGAGCCGGACGACCCCAGCGACCGATCCACAAAGAGGCGACGGATCGACAGCCCTGGAAAAGACAGTCCCGGATCGTCGGAAATTTCTCAGGAAATATATTCACACGGAGAGGTGTGA
- the MIER1 gene encoding mesoderm induction early response protein 1 isoform X4, protein MAEPSLGNASPGGSAASDDHEFDPSADMLVHEFDDERTLEEEELMEGEVNFTSEIEHLERDEAIKDSSGPEDETRSSNDDPAQSVARDAQEVIRPRRCKYFDANNEIEEESEDDEDYIPSEDWKKEIMVGSMFQAEIPVGICRYRETEKVYENDDQLLWNPDFVVEERVIDFLNEASRRTGEEKGVEAIPEGAHIKDNEQALYELVKCNFDTEEALRRLRFNVKAAREELSVWTEEECRNFEQGLKAYGKDFHLIQANKVRTRSVGECVAFYYMWKKSERYDFFAQQTRFGKKKYNLHPGVTDYMDRLLDESESAASSRAPSPPPTTSNSSTSQSEKEDSTAANTNQNGVAVNGPSEVAPYKDDSTTGVVHLNGPSIAEPSSNDTDTNGYNRDTLSSDSKFSHANNSRDKEPDDPSDRSTKRRRIDSPGKDSPGSSEISQEIYSHGEV, encoded by the exons GACCATGAGTTTGATCCATCGGCAGACATGTTGGTTCACGAGTTTGACGATGAGCGAACGCTGGAAGAGGAAGAGTTAATGGAGGGAGAAGTAAATTTTACTTCTGAGATTGAGCACCTAGAAAGG GATGAAGCCATTAAAGATTCGTCAGGTCCAGAAGACGAGACCCGTTCCTCTAACGATGACCCTGCGCAATCAGTTGCTCGAGACGCACAAGAAGTTATCCGTCCCCGCCGCTGCAAGTATTTTGATGCGA ACAATGAAATTGAAGAAGAATCTGAGGATGACGAGGATTATATTCCATCGGAAGACTGGAAAAAG GAGATTATGGTAGGCTCTATGTTTCAAGCAGAAATCCCAGTTGGAATCTGTAGATACAGAGAAACAGAAAAAG TGTATGAAAATGATGACCAGTTACTGTGGAATCCAGATTTTGTAGTTGAGGAAAGAGTGATTGATTTTCTGAATGAAGCCTCAAGAAGAACAGGGGAAGAGAAGGGTGTGGAGGCGATTCCGGAAGGAGCACATATAAAGGACAATGAACAG GCCCTTTATGAGCTGGTGAAATGTAATTTTGACACAGAAGAAGCTTTAAGAAGATTAAGGTTTAATGTGAAAGCGGCACGAG AAGAACTTTCTGTGTGGACTGAAGAAGAATGCCGGAATTTTGAGCAAGGCCTCAAAGCATACGGAAAAGATTTCCATTTAATACAAGCAAACAAG GTGAGAACGCGGTCGGTTGGAGAATGTGTGGCTTTTTACTACATGTGGAAGAAGTCAGAGCGATACGACTTCTTCGCTCAACAAACAAGATTTGGCAAAAAGAAATACAACCTACACCCTGGTGTAAC GGATTATATGGACCGGCTTCTAGATGAGAGTGAAAGCGCCGCCTCCAGCCGGGCTCCGTCCCCACCACCCACTACCTCTAACAGTAGCACCAGCCAGTCTGAGAAGGAGGACAGCACCGCTGCCAACACTAACCAGAATG GGGTCGCTGTTAATGGACCTTCTGAGGTCGCCCCTTATAAAGATGATTCCACCACAGGAGTCGTTCACCTAAACGGCCCCAGCATCGCAGAACCATCCTCGAATGACACAGACACAAACGGCTACAACCGTGACACTTTATCCAGTGATTCCAAATTCAGCCACGCTAACAACAGCCGCGACAAAGAGCCGGACGACCCCAGCGACCGATCCACAAAGAGGCGACGGATCGACAGCCCTGGAAAAGACAGTCCCGGATCGTCGGAAATTTCTCAGGAAATATATTCACACGGAGAGGTGTGA